The genomic stretch GGCGATGTAGTCCGACCAGTTGTAGACATTGAGCGTCGTGTCCGCGGCGCGCGCAGTGTCCATCGCGGTCAAAGCGGTCAGCGAGCACAGTATCGTGCCGGTGAGCGAAAGAAGCTTGGCATGACGAATCTTCATTTCACGATCTCCTGGATTTCAATCTTCAGTTTTCGACGCAGCGCAGATGCGCGACGGCCCACACGTTCCGCGCATCCCGCAAGGATGCGGACGAAAAGGAACGTGACGCCGCCTGCCGCAGCGCAAGCGCACAGCAGAGCTAAAAGGAATACGGATGGGCGAGCGCTATCAGCTGTCGAGCGTTAGCAAAACAACTTGCGATGCGCGGACATGCAAACGCATTGCAGGCGCTTGACCGCTTAACGAACGGTCCATCGCATGCAACACTGACTCGCGAAAACAGAAGGGGGACTAAGGCAGAAGCGACGCGATTTCGTCAGTTCGCACCGCAATGGCTGCAGGTGCTGCAATGACGTTGTGCCGCCGGACGGAGCGACGCGACAACACGGTATCGATGGACAGGGGGCGGGATGGCGAAGCGCAGTTGCTCCCCTGATGAGCGATCGAGCAGCCGGACAGGAACGTTCTTTCCCGACCAGGCTGGTATCTCACCAATGGACCACGGACTTTCACGATGGAACCCGAAGCGACGTTGAGTAGAAGTCCTCGCTGATGCAGATCGACCACACTGCAAGGACCACCGAACTTCCGCCTTAGGATATATGAGCCATTATTTTCGTCAAAGGATTTTCTGACACTGTGCTGTCATGGTCATGCACGCATGAAAATGCACTCATGCGAGCGCATGCGTGAAGCACGGCTCGCATCGAACTGCGCGACGGCAGCGCCTTACTGGCCGCCCATGACTGGCTCTTGCGGATTCGCGTTCACAGCGTCGCCGTTGTGACCGGCCTGCGACGCACCGCTCGCGGAAGGACCATAGCCGGTAGTGTCGGCTTGCGCGGTGGCATTTTGTGCCGCAACGCGTGCTTCTGCAGCCTGAATGTCCGCGGGGTAGCTTGAGTCGTTTGTGGCGGCAGGGTTGTAGCCTGCTTGCTCGAGTTGACGCAATTGAGCCTTGACCTCCGCACGCGTGAGCGGTTGCTCCGATTGCGCGAACGAAGCGACCGGGGCGGCGAAAACGACCGCCAGTGCCACTGCTTTGATCAGCGATTTCATGATGCTTCTCTCCGAGAATTGTTTTGTCCGGCGCCGCAACACGTGTTCGGCGACCGATGAACAGATTCTAGGAAGCGGGTGTCCCAGGGGAAACCCCTGATCTCGTAATTCAGTCTTGCAGGAAATAGCAAGTCGGAATTGTAAGGAAGCCTGCGTTAAAGCATGAGGAGTCGGCTTAAACGCCGCTGCGTACGCCGATCCGATACTGGGTCACCTGACGATACGCATTGCCGGCCCGCACGATGATCTGCTCCTGCTCAGCCATGTTGACCTGATTCGGAAAGCCGCCCGCTTCGAGGCAAAGCCCGGCGTGAGGCTGGTATGCGATGCCGCCGCGTCCCGTATCGCCATTCAGCGCATTACCAGTGTAAAACTGCAAGCCGCGCTGATCGGTCGACACGGTCAGCTCGCGTCCGCTGCCAGGATCGTATGCGCAGGCCACCCGGCGTACCTCCGATTCGCCGTCGGCGATGTCACGCAGCACGTAGCAATGATCGAAGCCACCCGCCCGCGCAAGCTGCGCATGCGGCCAGTCCAGCCGCGCGCCGATCGGCGCGCTTTGCCGAAAGTCGAACGCATTGCCTGCTACGTCGGCACGCTTGCAAGGAATCAGTGCCGCATCGACTTCAAAGAACGTATCGGCGTCGATAGACAACACATGTCCGCGGATGTCGCTGCCCGGCCGACCTGACAGGTTGAAGTAAGGATGGCTTGTCAGATTGAGCGGTGTCGGCGCATCGGTGACGGCTTCGTAGGCGATCGTCAACGTGCCGTCGTCGTCGAGCGTGTAGCGCACCTGCACCGTCACGTTGCCCGGAAATCCGGCGTCGCCTTCCGGCGATTCGAGCCGCATCACCAGCGAGCCGTTGTCCTCGCTGACGTCCCATAGCGCGCGATGAAAGCCCTGTGTGCCGCCATGCAACAGGTTGCTCCCTTCGTTGCGATCCAGCGTGTATTCGATGCCGTCGAGCGTGAAGCGCGCATCGGCAATGCGGTTCGCCCACCG from Paraburkholderia sp. IMGN_8 encodes the following:
- a CDS encoding DUF4148 domain-containing protein; amino-acid sequence: MKSLIKAVALAVVFAAPVASFAQSEQPLTRAEVKAQLRQLEQAGYNPAATNDSSYPADIQAAEARVAAQNATAQADTTGYGPSASGASQAGHNGDAVNANPQEPVMGGQ
- a CDS encoding aldose epimerase family protein, which translates into the protein MISIATISSEPWGVLPGGDSVRLFTLRNTHGMKIAISDLGATLVSWHAPDRAGRLGDILLGHDTPAEYVTAITYMGGLVGRWANRIADARFTLDGIEYTLDRNEGSNLLHGGTQGFHRALWDVSEDNGSLVMRLESPEGDAGFPGNVTVQVRYTLDDDGTLTIAYEAVTDAPTPLNLTSHPYFNLSGRPGSDIRGHVLSIDADTFFEVDAALIPCKRADVAGNAFDFRQSAPIGARLDWPHAQLARAGGFDHCYVLRDIADGESEVRRVACAYDPGSGRELTVSTDQRGLQFYTGNALNGDTGRGGIAYQPHAGLCLEAGGFPNQVNMAEQEQIIVRAGNAYRQVTQYRIGVRSGV